A DNA window from Helianthus annuus cultivar XRQ/B chromosome 15, HanXRQr2.0-SUNRISE, whole genome shotgun sequence contains the following coding sequences:
- the LOC110909805 gene encoding uncharacterized protein LOC110909805: MADIDDDDDSFGEFTFAPTQIPITTTPNDDVWGDFNFYQNNATDHTVKPLPPSPPQTQTQPKWEKIQGALPLSLFGDDEEQDEKLVIPVVGNDVKQLNYSGSSGFVSGNNSYKSNGQLGINDLIADLYGPRQLQPQQSVNGSELLVSQDPLSRSNSNSVTSFGLDTVSAAAGDQGSVDDEGGWEFVNAFSDSKVARNEKDHKELSVSSSGVQGGSRGAIDLFAATNNGVFVESHVTDSGLDPKLITNFQNGFSADLKPDSKSTTNELSSNPLGGTGNDDFDDTFGEFETAFTQHSSVKKESSEERFDPLGSHNKSHGSVDLFPFSNGAPSRSHMENNGFDFSQISHAPAVENSSASDPFFQTEWNEPKDDSDSKPPDVRANDESFGKFETTFQESVSKPEGFEASKKNYKEPVPLSIFGIEEDPEADNSLNLEHELFKTSTKHTRTLSSNLSINDILSDLYSQAQPISSDTKNDLLHSTGNEYGSRVADHNDNDNDDDDDDGYADDSWEFKDASFQVGNQNLSFEKKRDDCVNLYSNLKDELCVVARRHLHSLKKAQSTATLAGEETKVASLDKEIQEALEKIHQKDISTEIQLDDHSESVISLKKYIETFQEPDFQVLDSEYNISRRLLLAESDLSAAVDLINHFTTVLKVLTLAPKCEPADYVSLWFKVITVCSQELNHGTWILKQSFEKNVHSEILSEKQGRQFIIALGEIYRAVMIMELSIKFYRPWILLSGADIEGVSGLLEECHALWSTSRLEEFIPVDYLLESIRHIQNLDEIAMAEDQILSQEETQCGISLLSPRVVPEMKMVTWNEDKYFVTLANLWANLISSDPPKLSIHVG, from the exons ATGGCCGACATCGACGACGATGACGACTCTTTCGGTGAATTCACATTCGCCCCTACCCAAATCCCAATCACCACCACCCCAAACGACGACGTTTGGGGCGATTTTAACTTTTACCAAAACAACGCAACCGATCACACCGTCAAGCCTCTGCCTCCGTCACCGCCGCAGACACAGACACAACCTAAGTGGGAGAAGATTCAAGGAGCTTTGCCGCTATCACTTTTTGGAGATGATGAGGAGCAGGATGAGAAATTGGTTATACCTGTGGTAGGAAATGATGTTAAACAATTGAATTATTCCGGCAGTAGTGGTTTTGTATCCGGTAACAATAGTTACAAAAGCAATGGGCAATTGGGGATTAATGACCTAATTGCGGATCTGTATGGTCCTAGACAGTTGCAGCCGCAGCAGAGTGTTAATGGCAGTGAATTGCTTGTATCCCAGGATCCACTTTCAAGATCAAATTCGAATTCAGTGACTTCTTTTGGATTGGATACGGTTTCAGCAGCTGCTGGGGATCAAGGATCTGTTGATGATGAAGGTGGTTGGGAGTTTGTTAACGCGTTTTCGGACTCCAAAGTAGCTCGAAACGAGAAGGATCATAAG GAACTTTCTGTGTCTTCATCGGGTGTGCAAGGCGGTTCACGTGGGGCTATTGATCTATTTGCAGCAACAAACAATGGAGTTTTTGTTGAATCTCATGTTACAGACAGTGGGCTTGATCCCAAGCTGATTACAAACtttcaaaatggtttttctgcgGACTTAAAACCGGATTCCAAAAGTACCACAAATGAGTTAAGTTCAAATCCACTTGGTGGGACTGGGAATGATGATTTTGATGATACATTTGGGGAGTTTGAGACTGCATTTACGCAACATTCGTCCGTGAAGAAG GAATCATCTGAAGAAAGGTTCGACCCATTGGGTTCACATAACAAATCCCATGGATCAGTTGATTTATTTCCGTTTTCAAACGGAGCTCCTAGCAGATCACACATGGAGAACAACGGGTTTGACTTTAGTCAAATCAGTCACGCCCCAGCGGTTGAAAACAGTTCTGCATCAGATCCATTCTTTCAAACCGAGTGGAATGAACCTAAAGATGACTCGGATTCAAAACCTCCTGACGTGCGTGCTAATGATGAAAGTTTCGGGAAATTTGAGACGACATTTCAAGAGTCTGTATCAAAGCCGGAG GGATTTGAGGCAAGTAAGAAGAATTACAAAGAGCCAGTGCCGCTTTCGATTTTTGGCATTGAAGAGGATCCCGAAGCTGATAATTCCTTGAATCTTGAGCatgaattgtttaaaacatcaaccAAGCATACACGAACTCTGAGTTCAAATTTATCGATTAATGATATCTTATCAGATTTGTACAGCCAAGCGCAGCCAATCAGTTCCGACACGAAGAACGATTTACTGCATTCTACCGGCAATGAATATGGTTCTCGTGTAGCGGATCATAATGATAACGATaacgatgacgatgatgatgatggttatgCTGATgattcatgggaatttaaggatGCTTCCTTTCAAGTTGGAAACCAGAATTTGTCGTTTGAAAAGAAACGGGACGATTGTGTGAATCTTTATTCCAACTTAAAAGACGAGTTATGTGTTGTTGCAAGACGACATCTTCACAGTTTAAAG AAAGCTCAAAGTACCGCTACTCTTGCTGGAGAAGAAACGAAAGTTGCATCCCTCGATAAAGAAATCCAG GAGGCCTTGGAGAAGATTCACCAAAAAGATATATCCACAGAGATACAGCTAGATGATCATTCAGAAAGCGTTATTTCTCTTAAAAAATATATCGAAACTTTCCAAGAGCCAGATTTTCAAGTTTTGGATTCAGAATATAACATATCAAGAAGATTATTATTA GCAGAATCCGATTTGTCAGCAGCCGTTGATCTCATCAACCACTTTACAACAGTACTAAAGGTTCTAACACTAGCTCCGAAGTGCGAACCAGCTGATTACGTCTCCCTATGGTTTAAGGTGATCACAGTATGTTCTCAAGAACTGAATCATGGCACCTGGATTTTGAAGCAATCGTTTGAAAAGAATGTTCATAGTGAAATACTCTCTGAGAAACAAG GCAGACAGTTCATTATTGCCCTTGGAGAGATTTACAGAGCTGTAATGATTATGGAATTATCAATTAAATTTTACAGACCGTGGATCTTGTTAAGCGGTGCTGATATAGAGGGAGTTTCCGGTCTTCTAGAAGAATGTCATGCCCTCTGGTCAACTTCAAGACTCGAGGAATTCATCCCTGTCGATTATTTGTTAGAGTCCATCAGGCATATTCAAAACCTTGATGAAATTGCAATGGCagaagatcaaattctttctcaaGAGGAAACGCAATGTGGGATATCACTTTTATCACCACGAGTGGTGCCAG AGATGAAAATGGTGACATGGAATGAAGATAAATATTTTGTGACGCTTGCAAATTTGTGGGCGAATTTGATCAGCTCTGATCCCCCAAAGTTGTCTATCCATGTTGGCTGA
- the LOC110909807 gene encoding guanosine deaminase, producing MEDTNVVKSKDGTIAVASAFAGHQEAVQDRDHKFLTKAVDEAYKGVENGDGGPFGAVVVQNDEVVVSCHNMVLHHTDPTAHAEVTAIREACKKLNRIELSDCEIYASCEPCPMCFGAIHLSRIKRLVYGAKAEAAIAIGFDDFIADALRGTGVYQKANLEIKKADGTEALIAEQVFEKTKAKFSMY from the exons ATGGAGGATACAAACG TTGTCAAAAGTAAGGATGGAACAATTGCTGTTGCTTCTGCTTTCGCGGGTCATCAAGAAG CGGTCCAAGACAGAGACCATAAGTTTCTAACAAAAGCCGTTGACGAAGCGTATAAAGGCGTGGAAAATGGAGACGGTGGCCCGTTTGGTGCAGTTGTGGTTCAGAACGATGAAGTTGTTGTGAGTTGTCACAACATGGTTCTGCACCACACGGACCCCACTGCACATGCAGAGGTCACTGCAATCAGAGAG GCGTGCAAAAAGCTCAACCGAATCGAGCTTTCTGATTGTGAGATATACGCGTCTTGTGAGCCATGCCCTATGTGCTTCGGTGCCATTCATCTTTCAAGAATTAAG AGGCTGGTTTACGGTGCTAAAGCTGAAGCAGCGATTGCGATCGGGTTTGATGATTTTATAGCGGATGCATTGAGAGGTACTGGTGTTTATCAGAAGGCTAACTTGGAGATCAAGAAAGCAGATGGTactgaagccttgattgctgaaCAAGTATTTGAGAAAACCAAAGCTAAATTTTCAATGTATTGA